The DNA sequence AAACATGCAGGTTGCTTTGGAAGCCACAAGCACAGTGTTGCCAGCCATAGGTACCTCTCACCCAAAATACCTGGATtgtaaacaaatgtatttgtttatgtcaCTTTTGTCCCTgctcttttacattttagaataatataGGCCTTATTtcggattattattatttaggatTATAGGCCTATTTCATTGCTGTAATCTGCTCTACCAATTCAGAATGTAAACATACTTccagttccccccccccagcagtggtgcaaacaaatacagtatactCTGTCCTGCAAGCCACAGTCAGTGTATtcctgtcagtgtgtggagatgctgtattcctgtcagtgtgtggagatgcggtgtgtgttgttgctgtattgtggtcagtgtgtggagatgcggTGTGTGTCGTTGCTGTattgtggtcagtgtgtggagatgcggTGTGTGTCGTTGCTGTattgtggtcagtgtgtggagatgcggTGTGTGTCGTTGCTGTattgtggtcagtgtgtggagatgcggTGTGTGTCGttgctgtgttgtgtgcagtgtgtggagatgcgATGTGTGACGTTGCTGTATtgcggtcagtgtgtggagatgcggTGTGTGACGTTGCTGTATtgcggtcagtgtgtggagatgcggTGTGTGACGTTGCTGTATtgcggtcagtgtgtggagatgcggTGTGTGACGTTGCTGTATtgcggtcagtgtgtggagatgcggTGTGTGACGTTGCTGTATtgcggtcagtgtgtggagatgcggTGTGTGACGTTGCTGTATtgcggtcagtgtgtggagatgcggTGTGTGACGTTGCTGTATtgcggtcagtgtgtggagatgcggTGTGTGACGTTGCTGTATtgcggtcagtgtgtggagatgcggTGTGTGACGTTGCTGTATtgcggtcagtgtgtggagatgcggTGTGTGACGTTGCTGTATtgcggtcagtgtgtggagatgcggTGTGTGACGTTGCTGTATtgcggtcagtgtgtggagatgcggTGTGTGACGTTGCTGTATtgcggtcagtgtgtggagatgcggTGTGTGACGTTGCTGTATtgcggtcagtgtgtggagatgcggTGTGTGACGTTGCTGTATtgcggtcagtgtgtggagatgcggTGTGTGACGTTGCTGTATtgcggtcagtgtgtggagatgcggTGTGTGACGTTGCTGTATtgcggtcagtgtgtggagatgcggTGTGTGACGTTGCTGTATtgcggtcagtgtgtggagatgcggTGTGTGACGTTGCTGTATtgcggtcagtgtgtggagatgcggTGTGTGACGTTGCTGTATtgcggtcagtgtgtggagatgcggTGTGTGACGTTGCTGTATtgcggtcagtgtgtggagatgcggTGTGTGACGTTGCTGTATtgcggtcagtgtgtggagatgcggTGTGTGACGTTGCTGTATtgcggtcagtgtgtggagatgcggTGTGTGACGTTGCTGTATtgcggtcagtgtgtggagatgcggTGTGTGACGTTGCTGTATtgcggtcagtgtgtggagatgcggTGTGTGACGAGGACGAGACGTGCGCCACGTGTCCTGCTGACTGCGGCGAGTGTCCCATGACTGCCGGTGTAAAAACAGCCATCGGTCTGCCTGTTATTGTTGTCTTCATCAGCTTCACATTCATAGCCGTGGTGAGTATgacaaaataaatcttttttgaacaGTGTCCACCAAGTGATCATCTTTTGGATATCTGGATGCTAAGGCCTTAGTCAATAAATATAATACTTTACATTATAACAGCATCAAATTTACTCAGTAATTGCTGAGCAATGCCTTGCTTTGCTTCTGCAGTAATTACACATCATGTTTGTTGGATGTTTATTTACTTCTTAATATATTTCAATACAATTTTCTATCACAATATGCAGCTTCACTTATGATAAGCAAATGTCCACCTTTGACCGACGAGTTTCCTTCCTTGACTGTAGTGGTTTCGGTATCAGAAGCAGAAGATGTTTTGGGATGAAAGCTGGGTCATTGACTTCAGTGAAAtaaaacaaggtatttttcatagtttttttcATAGTATATTTTGAAGTGGTTGTCTTTGAAATATGCATACCTCTTGGAAGTGTAATGGAGGGATATTGGAGGGACACTATATGTCATGAGTGCTGAATGTTTCTTTGATCTGGAAACCCTGATTATGAATTGCGCTTCTGATGAGCTATCTGGATCCTGTATCGAAAGCTCAGCTAATTGAACCCCTCCAAATTTGTTTACATGGATCTTGATTGCGTTGCCATTCGCATAAAGAAGTGATTCCGGTGATTGCATTCACCTTAACCTATGATTAATTTAGATGCCATTGTACAAGGAGAGAACACTGATAGAGCCAGAAGTACAAACactaatgaatgtaatgccTCATTACCATGATTAAAGACAACAAAACTGCAAAATATCAAGCTATGTCAAATATCAGCCACCATgtcagtgtgactgaaagtAGGTCGTCaataattttacaataattatggtgacatggctcaggcagtaagagcagtagtctggcagtcggagggttgccggttcgatcccccgcccggctgtgtcgaggtgtccctgagcaagacacctaacccccaaaatgctcctgacgagctggtcgggaccttgcatggcagccaatcgcctccatcggtgtgtgagtgtgtgtatgaatgggtgaatggagaagcatcaattgtacagcactttggataaaggtgctatataaatgcctgccatttaccatttaccatttaattgtCATGATATTATAATCTGTTTTCCCTGTCAGACCAACTGGCAAGAACTACCATGGGCAGCATAATGAGCGTCCCCAATGCCAACAGTGATTCCAATGCCAGCTGTGTCACTGCCCTCAGCTCCTGCACCGGGGGCCCCAACGCCCCCCGTAAGCAGCTCTTCACCCACACCGGCATCTAGTGAGTGTTCTGCGGACCTCCAGGGTCAAGGCTCCTGTAGGGGGTGCTCTATGTTAATCAGGGCGCTGTGGTCAATATTGAGAAGTTCTGACATTGCTGAGGTTCTATGTATAggaggctgtttttttttgggaattaACACGCTTTGAATTGTGCCCAACAGCGATGGTCGCACTGTTGCCATCAAGAGAATTCAAACTAAGACCTTTTCCCTCACTAAGACAATCCGAAGGGAAGTAAAGCAAATAAGGTAAGTGACACTATCATGTCTCAGGCACGTTTTCCAATCTGGAATTTTGATATTTAAGCTTTTGTTTGGAATTGACAGCTACTTCTGTTTTTGGATGGAATGTGTTCAGAGAGCTGGACCATCCCAACCTGTGTAAGTTTTTCGGAGGGTGTGTTGAGGTGCCAAACGTGGCCATCGTCACAGAGTACTGCCCCAAAGGCAGTCTGAATGATGTCCTTCTCAACGAGGAGATCCCTCTCAACTGGGGCTTCAGGTTAGACTTGTGTCAGTCTGCTTACACATTAGACTCAGAGGGGGCATATCCCACATACTCATTTATTCATATCTCACCTGGTTTTAGATTCTCCTTTGCCACTGACATTGCTCGAGGGATGTCCTACCTTCATCACCACAGGATTTGTCACGGGAGGCTCAAATCGCCTAACTGTGTCATTGACGATCGCTGGGTCTGTAAGATCACAGGTAGGCAGCAGAGAAAGCACACCTTACCTTTCCCTCTCAAACCATGACGTTTAAACCCAGTTAGAGCTAGATTAACAGTGAGTATCTAACTTTAAGAAGCAGCCATGTAGTGGCCTTTAAAGACATGTATTTGTATCGTGTTACTGTACTACAATGGCCTCTTAATCTGTGATCTCAGTAAGATCCTCTGACCTACCTGTCTGTAGGACATGCTGCTGGCTTCTGGGCTGGATCATGTGGCAACATTACTGCTTTACAGCATGGTCACCTGGGCAGCTGCACTCTCAATAGAAAGTTCAGGAGGTCCCTTTCTTGCTGATGCAAGTTTGACATTCTCTCGATCATCACAACGAGGCTCTCATGTCATGGCAATAAAAGGAGCACCGAAATGTGAGAAATGTTTCTCTTTCTTCAGACTTCTGCCTGCCGACATACAGAATTGAGGACTTGGCAGAAGGGCCAAACACGTACCAGCAGAGGCTTAGGGAAGTGTACATGCCCCCAGAGGCACAGACCTCCAGCCTGGAGCCTACACTGCAGTGGGATGTCTTCAGGTGATCAAGTCCAGGGAAAACATGTACACGTGTGTTTGTTCATTCACTGACCAGAGTTACTGGCAACACATGAGAAAACAGATTTACTCCTCCATTACTAGTCCTCAGTTCATTGCAACACCCTGTAAATAGTAATAAAGGAAAGGCATAGACATTCGCACAGTGATCATTAGCTTGTTATTAGCGATTAGATATCTACATTGTGTTAAAATTATTATGGCATTTTCTTGCAGTTATTCAATTATATTACTGGAAATAGCCACTAGAAGCGACCCAGTCCCAGTAAGTTGTCGTCTGAAGTTGGTTTGCCACACCATCTGCTTTTGTCACGTGGTTGTCTCTGCATTGTCATGTGTGGTGTTGCCATGGAAAGATTCAAAGCTTCCAAAATTTTATCAGATAACTAAAACATCACATCCAGCCCATTTGTGTCCCCTCTTTTCTGGTACTTTTGTCAGTCACACTAGATTTAAGAGTAAAAAGGTTAATGCTTAAACCAGGGCTGAGatccatcctgtaggtttttgctctaaacctaacaaagcacacttcattcaAAAGCTCCTTGAACTACTAgtattagtagaatcaggtgcgtCAATTTATGGTTGAATTAGAATCCAGaatgtagatctccaggagcagggctgggcagccctgGCTGTAATGTATGCTGGTACTGAATTAAATGATAGTCAGGCCGTTATAATCAACCTCTCCTTTTTGTCTCCCAGGTAGAGGATAGTGCCCTTGAGTGTGCCTGGTGCCCTCCTCTACCAGAACTCATCTCTGGCAAGGCAGACAACACATGCCCCTGTCCCACAGAGTATGCAGAGGTAGGTAGAGAACTGCCTCTAAAGCCACATCGCTCTCCCCAAATGGGAggacactgctgctctgactgtCTCATTTCTCTTACTGTGGTCTTACAGCTTATCAGAAGGTGCAGGTCTCACAACCCTGTCCACCGGCCCACCTTTGAGCAGATCAAGAAGTTTGTCCACAGAATCAACCCCCACAAAGTCAGCCCCGTTGACATGATGATGAGCCTGGTatgtgaagaaagaaaaaaaaagaaaaaaagagaggatatatttttcattattgaaGGTGCTCAGCTACTGAACACAATAGGTGTCTCACCATAGAGACAAAGACCATGCCTTTAGTTTCCATTATGGTGATTTCCACAGATGGAGAAGTACAGCAAGCATTTGGAGGTTCTGGTTGCAGAGAGGACACAGGATCTGATGCATGAGAAACAGAAGACTGACCGCCTCTTATACAGTAGGATATTTCTCTCACAATTTACCATAAAGTGACCAGACTCTCTGTTCTTTGTGATGCCAAGGCAATCAAGCCTGAAAAGCAGCCATGTTTCAACATTTCTGACCATGCCTATTATAAGAAAATTACTTATAATAGTCAGTAGTGTTCAGAATGCAATCCCTATTAAAAGTAGCAAGGTGTAATTTAGTTATATTCAAGCATAATTACTCATGATATTACGTTCCTTTCATTTAGCAGTCCATCGTATCCAACATAAGTGCATCCACTTGAGTCATATGAGCAACAGTGGCTGTGGtctaacaacattcccagaccagtgagtgtgtgtgcaatatTATTAAAACACTAAATGTAAGTAAACCTTGCTAACTTAGACTAACCACTGCGAAGACAGATCGTAGCCATAACAAGTCATAAAAACATAAaggtcaaaaataaaaatggtgcaATAAACTGAATTAATTACATAAGATAGGAGTACTATAGATGGGAGTGGAAGAGGTGTCAGAATGCATTCTGAAGAGGTTAATCATTAGGTTGCCTTGGCTGAAGGCCTGTGATGCAACTATGCTGACCACAGAGAGATATTCATCCCAACACTGGAAACAGGGCTTGGAAAAATGACCATGCCAGTTGCCCCGAGGATGTGGAATGGAAGGTTCCGGCAGTGTGGACCACTTGAAGGGAATGCATAGCCTCCCAGTCTTTGCTATACTGAACCTCATTGGGCAGTCCATCATTCAGCTCAAGCTGCCCTTCAGGCAAGCTGAGATAGATCTGAGTGTTAGATACACAAACATAGAGGAATAGCAAAGTATTTTCAGCATAGCGGAGGCATGTGGAACTGTGGGATAAGATGAACAGACCTAAGTGAAATAAGGCACATAAGAATACCCTGGGGTCTAGGCGAGTCACCATAACAATAAACCCTTGGGGAGTGTCCACAGATGCAGGATTCAGTCTACTCAAGTGCTGTGCCTGAGACCCACATGAGGATCTCGGGCACAGAATGGAGAGGGGACCATGTGGTGTACCATGCCAAGAGCTGCAGAGAGGTCCAGATGGACAGGGAAGATGCTAGCTGATTGAAATGCCTTGAAGAGGATGaagagggcagtctcagtggagtgacCAAACTAGAAGCCTGACTGGAAGAGAGCTTAAGGAGGTTATCCTGTGAGAGGAAGCAAGATTGTTGGTTACATACAGCACATTCCAGGGTTTTGGAGGGAAAAGGGAGCAGAGAGATTGGGCGATAATTCAGGACCGCCGACAACTCAGTACCAGGATAGGCTGTGAGTGCACAGCCTGTAGAAAGGGACAAATTTATCACGCAGAAGATGAGTGTCAGGATGCCGGATGACATGGTCTGGAGAAGAGGTGAAAGGATTGATTTAAAGCCTGGGTTTTGCTGATATATGGGGGTGATTGAGGTTACAGTAGGGGGTCCCTGGCCATtgactatatacagtatagattTGGGGAAATATGTCAAACTATAAAAcctgtttttttatataaccCTTGTTGACTTACGATGGGGGTCCCCTGGATGTCTTTGAGCCTGTTTATGGGTCCTTAGATCAGAGAAGGTTGAAAACCTTAAAGTAAGTGTTTTTGTAAGGATCACCATTATCTTGTAATATAGATCCAAGGATAAATGTGTTTGTAGTTTATGTGGTTTTGGGCTTGGGTTAAAACAGGCATGTCCTTGCTTCAGGTATGCTGCCAAGGCAAGTTGCTGATGATCTCAGACAAGGAAAGGCTTCAGAAGCCCAAAGCTATGTAAGCGCTACAGTATTTTTCAGGTAAGAGCCATGATTTCAACCTATGAGCTcaaccctattcctggagatctaccaccctgGAGGTTTCCACTctaacccaaacaaagcacacctcattcaacagctagagatctcagtgagctgctaattagtagaatcagtgtgccaaattgtTTGAAATGGAAACCTATAGGATAGTAGATGTCCTGCGCATGTCCTAGGTTATAAAATGCAATTCTAAACCGATGGATACattacatttcctgtttttcttacactgcattttctcttttttatttctatcaCAGCGAtattgtgggtttcactcaacTGTCTAGTACTAGCACACCATATCAAGTGGTggattttttaaacaaactctACACAACCTTTGATGAAATTATTGACAATCATGATGTGTACAAAGTGGAGACTATTGGAGATGCATGTAAGTACATGGATTTTcttgcattttctgtttcattgcATCATTACTATATTCATAATGTCATTACTGACATTGCAAAAAAAGTTtcatgaacaaaaatgttttttcattttacatttacaaattgAGAAGTGTCTTTCAAGCTTCATCtcttattttaaatatgaatctTTCAACATTCATATGCAATTCATTATACTGTTAACAAAACATTTCCCTTCATTAAATGGCTTTTCACTGGCAACATTGCTGCCATGTTTATATAACTCCTGTGTGCATCAATAATAAGCATAGTTAGTGGAGGGTGTCTGACTTTGTGTTTCAGACATGGTCGTTTCCGGTGTTCCAAAGGAGAATGGAATTCTTCATGCCTCTGAAATTTCCAGCATGGCCCTGGATCTGGTTGCCGTCTGCAAGACCTTCAGAATtccccacaaacccaacacTCTGCTTCAGATCAGAGCTGGCATCCATTCAGGTATGAAGTGGTAGATAGAGTTTCTGTGTGATGTGGTACCATTGTCTGTTCAGACTGTATGTTATGATGGCAAGAACCAAGACATCAGAGGCCGTGTCTGTGCTTGGTTTTAGGTCCCGTTGTTGCTGGTGTGGTTGGGACAAAAATGCCCAGATATTGTCTCTTTGGTGATACAGTCAACACAGCTTCTAGGATGGAGTCTACCAGTGAAGGTATCAAATGACACTTGTCATGGAAATAGATTCCCTCTTTTTACTTCACAGATATACTTAAGTGTTGTAATAGCTATAGTGGCAGACtgcatggtttaaaaaaattcagGTCCTAGTTTAGTTTGtgagaaacaaattaaataaatggctGGAGATCAGAACCTTTTGTATTggtttagaccaggggtcggcaaccctggtcctggagagccacagggtgtgctggctttcgtctccactttaaaataagcaaccgattcagacccaagaaaccaggtgaggtgagttaactgtgtaatcaacggctttcactgatcaattaatgccaagtaacaacgaaagccagcacaccctgcagctctccaggaccagggttgccgacccctggtttagACAAATGTTATGCAAGTAAGTATGTTTATGATGGATTCAAGAGGTTTGTTGTGGTGATGTATAAATATGTTTCCCAATTAGCTCTGAAGATTCAGTGCAGCTCCAGTGCCTTCTACCTTCTGGAAGAGATTGGGGGCTATGTGTTACAGTGTCGAGGGATGATGCAGGTTAAGGTACGCAATACCATTATTTCACATATTGGAGTAATTATGTTAAAGTTGCATTATGactaaaaatacaattatcTTTATTCTATACTATTATCTGTTTCCGTggtcatttttaataaataattgattCTTCTCCTGGGAGTTTTATTCATGCAAGCTGAACGtgatctttcttttcttcttggaAGCAAATATACTTTTCAGTGTTAATTATATTGGACAGGGAGAGACTCTGGTGTCCAATTTTGAAAAGTTACAGTTAATAGTGACATGTCGGTCCTGTTCTGCACCTATCTCTCTGATTGTGCTCTTGTGTCTCAGGGCAAGGGCGACATGGTCACCTACTGGTTAGAAGGCAAACATGCTACGCCTGCCATTAAGGAGTGCACTAAAAAACCTCCATTTATGCTGGAAAATGAGGAGTCATACACATCTATCCCTGGGGTCCTGGGTAACGACCTACTTGTAGATCCACTGTGACTGAGTAATAGACAGGGCTATTGAAACTGGGCTTTCATTCATGAtgcattttctctttttaaaaaatactaaTGTTAAACATTTTAACACCAGAAATTATTCTCACATTGTCGCATTAATTCATATCATTAATGTCAAGTACTGTAACATATCTGTGATAGCTGTAAAGACTATTCTGTGTCTGCAGTCCATTTTGAGACCTaaccatttttttgttgttttttttctttgccttGAATTGGTAGATTACTGCTGGTTTCTCCAGCTTTATCTTGGCATTTTCTTGAGTAAATCGCTTTTACTGTGCTACTAACCATGAGAACCGAAAAGGTCTGTATGAATCTGTggttatttctttctttttgacatataaaattgtatatttatcATGCCATATTATTTTTGTCTTGATTACATGTGTCACATTGCTCCATTACGGCATATGCACTTGACCCACAAATAAACAACTGATGTCAAAGTTCATTTTTATTAGTTTGATTTTATTCTTCTGTACTGAATGCACATTCAAACTTACAAACCGAGAAACAaagaaatatatgtattttcagGCTTTGCTTAAAGTGCTGTGAagccacatttatttatttctgttttgcatTCAACACTGTACTGACATTTAAAGAACAACTACCTGAATGTAGTTGTACCACAGTATTTACAttgctggtttttttttcaaaaactgaaataattttttacaaaataaaaagccaaaaaaagatGTCAGAAAAGCACTGTTTCAGGGAACTGCAATAATTCTGTAACCAGGATGGATTACTTAtcattaattatgaattatgcatGACTTGTGATTAATtgaatgtgtaaatgtgctagTGCAGGTGGTCAGTGCTTTCAAGCTTTGAAAGCCTATTCTGAAAGTATCATTGTCATAAGCTTTTATCAATGTGGAACTGATGCATTATTACTTTGtgttgtaaaatgtaattgaagtgGCAGCTTTCTTTGAAGAAAGAGCCAAATGTTGATGCCCAATGATCAGTTCCAACACTGAAAGCCTTCAGGTTTTCATTCCTAGGCCTGTATTCAGTCAGAATTTGTCttaaatatttgatatataagtactgtaaatgtaatttacaattttttattttttttgtgattgctGTCCTTACCAAACTGAAGAAATATAAACATTGTCATAAAGAAATCCTTGCTGTAAATTGTTATTGAGAACTTTTGACTGAATCCTAGCCATGGTCTCGCTAGCATTTTTGACAGATATTACTGTATACTACTGTGCATATATTATCCCAGGGCTGCATTATGCAATAGATGTTGATTCCCTTCTACCAGGAGTATATATTTTGGAATAGTTCTTGCgtgcattttgatactttcTCATAACCTACATTTCAGTAATTACTTGTAAGGTCTGAAAGGGTGTTTACTTGGATGAGAGCACATTAACATTGTCGAATGTCTGAGATTAGTGTGCCTGCATTGTATAGCAGTTAGAGATAATATTCCCTCAGAGCAACCATTCTCTAATGGATTTTCTTACATATTATAAAAATACACTTGCTGGATGACCTGGATGGGCTTTGACTCTGAACTGTGCCATTGCCGAAAAAATGGACACACATTACTGCCCTGAGATTTTATCAGAGAGCAGAATATTGCTGTAGCAAGCAGTTTCCAGGTTCTCAAACATATACAGCCTTAAGACAAAAGCCATGACATCAGTTGGATGAGTGCAGCTCCTGTAATGCCAAGAGGATTGACATTTTGGTCAAAATTTGCAAGAGCGAAACAAAAAACGACATGGAACGACACAACATAATCAAGCTAATACAGTTTAAGGGCCTCTAGAACTTATGGAGAAGGACAGAAACATCTGTTGTGACTATACCCAGGCAAAGGAGACTCAGATAAAATAATGAGGAGGGATCGACATCTGGGGGATGCTCTTTTGCCATCAGTCACACAGCAGGCCGAACGATGTTTAGAAATACCCAGAAGAGATGTTAAGAACAAATCCCCAGTGTTTTACAATACAAGTGTCCTATCATATCGCTGTCCCATTCTGACGCAAGTGCCTACTTCAAACAACACTTCTTCACAGCCTTGCAACTGCTTATTTTCAACATTCGGCATTTCCCAATTACACTTCAGTATGTTACAGATGAGTCACAAAGTGCAACATAATTGAATGGATTTCATGACATTTCCCTGCCAAAAGAAAGCCCATTTCGTCTCTAGGCTGACCCAGAAACATAAATGTGAATGTAGGGGTTCTAATCAGTGGAATTCActgcctgttttgttttgtcacaaGCCATGGAGAAAGAGAGCATGTTGTCACTCATTATCTCAACGCACGGGTGAGGAATGGTTCCCTACTGTTCTCAGTGTTCTGAATGGGATATGACTGCTGCAGCTGGTGCCTGTCTGGCTGGCCTCAAAGCACTTACCTCGTGTGTGCTAAGGCTTGCTCGGTTCCTCTCACAATGTGATGAAGTAACACTCATATTACAGGATCAACAGAACTGACCCGATACTGATCCCGGTGAAGAGTGGAAGGGAATATTCAACTGGGGTGAAcaaatatgtgtatgtgcacataaaaataaaaataaatgttggtCTAAATGATCAGCTAAATGAAAGGCCACAACATTAGTTTGCGGTCTTCAAGGCTTTTGAATTTTCTGTAACTGTATTACTAATTGAGCATATTGTCCATTTACCTGTTGAATACGTGATTTCATATGTGAAACAATTACCACAAATTATTTTGGATAATTCTAGCATTAGTCACCTGTTGAAAATTTCCTGAAAATTACCACATGGGTTTCTATTTAATCATTCAGCAAATCATcaaccacagaaacacaatgtCCTCTTTTTCAGGTTCCCTTGAAGTGCTTATGTTAATTAAATGTGTAGCCTACGCACAA is a window from the Conger conger chromosome 8, fConCon1.1, whole genome shotgun sequence genome containing:
- the LOC133135915 gene encoding atrial natriuretic peptide receptor 1-like — encoded protein: MRFWRSYELPALIIFFSTTTGWHDLDNSEYDCWPLENPDEHNMVECGGLEMAWLQRPPEKVISGEIFSVTYTVTVSEDFYQWAVDNMIFTHSSINDAQAAKHFCEEHECPSNWKDANGENCCIHHANIHSCPMGYMVKERICGPWIPDDGRIFTHTISTAGKMTQTNWTAKVVLFHLGVTSLIAHIRVGNMQVALEATSTVLPAIVCGDAVCDEDETCATCPADCGECPMTAGVKTAIGLPVIVVFISFTFIAVWFRYQKQKMFWDESWVIDFSEIKQDQLARTTMGSIMSVPNANSDSNASCVTALSSCTGGPNAPRKQLFTHTGIYDGRTVAIKRIQTKTFSLTKTIRREVKQIRELDHPNLCKFFGGCVEVPNVAIVTEYCPKGSLNDVLLNEEIPLNWGFRFSFATDIARGMSYLHHHRICHGRLKSPNCVIDDRWVCKITDFCLPTYRIEDLAEGPNTYQQRLREVYMPPEAQTSSLEPTLQWDVFSYSIILLEIATRSDPVPVEDSALECAWCPPLPELISGKADNTCPCPTEYAELIRRCRSHNPVHRPTFEQIKKFVHRINPHKVSPVDMMMSLMEKYSKHLEVLVAERTQDLMHEKQKTDRLLYSMLPRQVADDLRQGKASEAQSYVSATVFFSDIVGFTQLSSTSTPYQVVDFLNKLYTTFDEIIDNHDVYKVETIGDAYMVVSGVPKENGILHASEISSMALDLVAVCKTFRIPHKPNTLLQIRAGIHSGPVVAGVVGTKMPRYCLFGDTVNTASRMESTSEALKIQCSSSAFYLLEEIGGYVLQCRGMMQVKGKGDMVTYWLEGKHATPAIKECTKKPPFMLENEESYTSIPGVLGNDLLVDPL